GTGTAACAGTGctagttctgcagatcaaagtggaTGAATGGGCATATACTGTATGGGGTAAGACGATCTCATAGGCAaattatatactaatagtaataccttgaacttggcctggtaacaaatctgcagatctctgagcacagatgTTATATGCTGATAAGACCTCACTCCTGTCATCAATCGCGCTGCACCCAACTGCAGCTTACAGATCAAGAGGAAGGGAAGCCCAGGCTTGAAGGAATCGATGCATAAATTACTGTGGTCAAACTTTCCTGctccaggaatggccatagctttCGTACTAATGTCAGTTTGTAAAGGTAGTTATGGGGGTGCAGGAGAAACCATCTAGCATggacagctctgtcctccaacagaagGGTATGCCCCCCCCAGGAGGACCACCACTGCCCCTCACTGGCCTCTGCAGCCTGAGGCAGTGGCAGCAAAGTGCCTAATGCTAGGGCTGGCTAGGTTTCTGgtggttgattttttttaaggacagaATATGAAACTCCAGCATagattctggattttttttttttacagtcttaATAAAACCTATTACACAAGCAGCGGGTGAAAGTAACATTGAAAAAGTCTGCAGGGAGTCTAAAAATATACATCCAAGTCCGCCTTGCACTGAGGAAGGACTGTACGGATTGTACTGGGGGGAAATCATAGTGGAAAAATAAGCCAGCGATCCAGAAGGTTTCTTTCGCTGATGAGCTCCGGTAATTGGCATGAagactgttttttttcttttctcttttcgtCCAGCAAGCGTGTTAGTACTGTGAAGCACTGTACTTCAAAGAAAGGTTTCTCCCCATTATAAAATCTAttaagtattgttgttgttacagatAACACCAATCAAGAGACTGCTCAGGACTTTGATTTCAACTTCCTTTTACTAGAAAGTGTTGCCCTCATTCACTTAATAATGTGTGCTACAAAGACCTTTAACAGGGACCATCTAGAAATTTCACCACCTTCTTTTCTAATACAAACGATTCTCTTTCTAAATTGCTTTTATCAGCAGACGTGCCAGGATTATTCCAAACGCAAATGATGATGGGGACATCGTTGCGTAGAAAAGATGCTGGCTCTCATGCTCAGTAGCATGAAAATGCTCGAGGAATTTTGCTTTACGGAGGAAATTGcaggtgggaggggggtggaaatcaAGCGCCCAGGTTTTGCCCAGCAATGCAGGCTACTTTAGACATGTTTCACCTGAGCAAGCTGGTCATTGATGAAATTGCATGGAATCCTATTCACTTTTCTCACAAAAGCTGCTAGACCATTTAGTTGGTAGGTTAATCAACTGAAGATCAAGTTGATTAATAATTTGTGCTGTAAGTTAAGGACTCACTTGCTTATTGTTGTGGCTGTTTTGGCTCTGGGGTGCTGCGTGCTTGATGGGAGGATCTGCTGGCAGTTATGTTTTTGGGGATCTGACTCAGTTTCACAGGGGTAGAAGCATGAAGGACGGTCAATGGAAGCAACCCCAAGAGTGAAGGCCCAATGGATTTGGGTAATGTAGTCCAAACCATGGAGGTCAAGTTGCAGAATCATcagctgaaaaacaacaacacagcaagtAAACTCATCCAAGGCAGGAAGCAATATGGAGGAAGGGAACAGGAACAAATCTAGATAGGGGTATCAGGTTGAGTCAAGTGGTGAAAATGGAAGATATAACTCAGCGGGTGAGGTGTGTTTCAGCCAGACTGGTCCATTGAGCCACATGAAGATGGGTGATGGGGATTGCATTGCAGTCCAAATGATACCTTTGAGCAGGAATAGCCAACGTAGGgtagccagatgttgctggaccacaattcccatcatgcctgacaatgaaccatgctgactggggctgatgggatttggagtccagcaacatttggaggggaaCACGTTGGGTGCTCAGCCTTTGAATAGCACAGTTCTGTAAACGAGGCAAGTGCAGGTGGACTCCATAAATTGTGTGTTGTGCAAATAAGTAATTTTGCCTGTCCCAAACCTTCTGCCACTTGGTTTCATTTCCTGCCTCTGCGTTCAAGTATTAGATTATGAAAGAGAGAAAATTAGCTCCATCCATTAGCATCCAACTCCAGCTTTGTTCATGGTCATAGCACAACACACCCAATATTTTAACATCTGCCTTTGTGCTGAATATTGGTTTCCAAATGTGCAATGTTTTCTCTTTATCTTTACATAGTCGTTGCAGACTAATTTATCCTGGAaagagttatttttttaaaaaaagctggctTCCTTTACTTGAAGAATGAGTTTTTAAAATCTGTGCAGTCAATATGGGCAACTCTGAGCAGATTAACTGCCTGGCAATTGATCTCTCTGCCTTTATATATGTGACTTGGGAGAAAGAATTAGCTATTAACcactgatttatttttgttttgatgatACAACGCAGATATTTTACGCTGGGTAAATAGATTTATTTAAACCAGGGCTTTCATTTGACTGATGGTTTCTTCAATAGAAATACCATTTGCATCACAAAAAGGTCTCTGAGGGGAAAAATTGAAGCATGTGCAAATGGTATGCCCCACCAAAAGTAATGTCATTGTATATTTTGATATTGCaataaaagaagagtttggatttgatatcccgctttatcactacccaaaggagtctcaaagcggctaacattctcctttcccttcctcccccacaacaaacactctgtcacccagcagctgcatgtggaggagtggagacgcgaacccggttcaccagattatgagtctaccgctcttaaccactacaccacactggctctcaacaacTTTAGTTGCACCTCCTCAAGCTTGAACAAGAAAGTCCTGTGGCCCAGGCACTGGTTCCTTACACCCTGACATTACCAGTTGTGGAAGGGAACTTCAACCCAGTTTGTGCCAAGATGAGAACAGCTTGTTCTGCAGGGAGCAGAGAGCTCACCGTGACTACTAACAAAGAACAACACCTTGATTGTTCCTCCCACTCCCCCCTCCATTTGGGGAGGCATGGGGGGGCACACAGAGGGGGAAAggctgttgcacaagtggaagtcattGCACATGGCTTCCACTgacaggactcattagttgaatcctgccctctGATCTCACTGGAGCACCTGAAatttagaagaagagtttggatttgatatcccgctttgagacccaaaggagtctcaaagcggctaacattctcctttcccttcctcccccacaacaaacactctttgaaatgagtggggctgagagacttcaaagaagtgtgactagcccaaggtcacccagcagctgcatgtggaggagcggagacacgaacccggtttcccagattacaagtctaccgctcttaaccactacaccacactggctcagaggATGGCattaggacaggggtaggcaacctaaggtccgtgggccagatgaggcctaatcgccttctcaatcaggcccacggacggtccgggaatcagcgtgcttttacatcagtagaatgtgtacttttacagtggtacctcgcaagatgaatgcctcgcgcaacgaaaaactcgctagacgaaagcatCTTGCGATGTTTTGGGTGActtgcaagatgaagttttctatggccacgcttcgcaagacaaagtttttcggcgtttttttgtttgtttgcttgcttgccgcGGCAacccgtgcttcgcaagacaaaattatcgctagacgaagcgacttgcggaacaagttaatttcatcttgcgaggcaccactgtatttaaaatgcatctctgggttatttgtggggcctgcctggtgtttttacatgagtagaatgtgtgcttttatttaaaatgcatctctgggttatttgtggggcataggaatttgttcattttttcccttcaaaatatagtccggcccaccacatggtttgagggatggtggaccagcccagggctgaaaaagtttgctgacccccgcaTTAGGACAACCTCAGGCcagagcatgggcatagccaggatttggtggggggcgggcggggaagGACTTGGTTATATGGAGGGGAGGacttttgtgtgtggagggggaagaaccgatgtgattggtcagttagttaagtatttctattgttttacttgatctagagGGGgccactgccccctgccccccctggctatgcccgtGGGCCAGAGTGGCATTGCTGCCACAGGCTTTTCTTGTGGAAATGCAGCTGGGATTGGGGCTGAACTTCTACAGTAGTGGGGGAGAATGGTATCTGCCTAACTCCTGCCCCTTaatatgttttttggggggtggtggtggtaggtttTTGTAGGCTCTAACTCTGTACCCACTAAATGCAGCCGGATTTTACATCTGAGTGGAAATGCAGACCATCGGTTTGCAAACCTTTTCAAGGCAATGGTGGAAACGGTTCATTAATTAATTTTTGCAGAGAAGTAGGGATTGCTTTAAACTTCAAAGGGGAAGTCTTTGCTGACTGAAGACtctagtatagcatctagatctagggaagtaatagtaccactgtattctgctctggtcagacctcacctggagtactgtgtccatttctgggcaccacagttcaagaaggatactgacaagctggaacgtgtccagaagagggcaaccaaaatggtcaaaggcctggaaacgatgccttatgaggaacggcttagggagctgggtatgtttagcctggagaagagaatgttaaggggtgatatgatagccatgttcaaatatatgaaaggatgtcatatggaggagggagaaagattgttttctgctgctccagagatgcggacacggagcaatggattcaaacttcaagaaagaagattccacctaaacattaggaagaacttcctgacagtaagagctgttcggcagtggaatttgctaccaaggagtgtggtggagtctccttctttggaggtctttaagcagaggcttgacaggcatatgtcaagaatgctttgatggtgtttcctgcttggcagggggttggactggatggcccttgtggtctcttccaactctatgattctatgatttcgaGCAGGACCTGCAAAACAGAAAGGGGCTTACTTTAGAGTAAGTGAGTTCTCCCATTGCAGTTCAGAAATGCTTGTCCATCCTTGCATTGCTGTGAGGACACAGCATTATAAGATTGCAGTGAAGAAAGCATGTTTTGCTAAGTGTGGGCACAGAACACCACAATCTGCTCGTGGTGAAAGGAACATCTCATATAGCGTAGTGATATGAGATCAGGGTTGGGGAGCTGGTCGTCATTTCTGGTCATTGCCCATTCTGTCCAGGACAGATGGAAATCGAAGTCcaggaacatttggagggcaacaaCTTCCACATCCCTCATTTCAACATAGAAACTAGTTATTTACCGGTACTTTTAATCAACACAGACATTTCTCCTAACAGGGGACCTCTTTTCAGTGACTAAGGCAAGAATAGATTGACAGACGACAGTATTTGCACATGAATGAACAGACCTGGGTTTGCAAAACATAATGATTGTGGGTGTAAGAAAATCTCAGATCATCAGATAATTAACTGAGAGAATAGTGAAGTCTGCCAGATTATTTTCCACCCAGGCACAAATATATTTAACTTTATGTGCTTACATGGTTGACTTTGTAGTAAGATCTGAGTAAGAATGCTTGCAGGAAACATCGAagattggtatttatttattttttaaaaagagaacttTTTAGcaggaactaccgtgtttccccttttttaagacgtagtcagaaagtaagccatggcagcattttttagcattagtgaaatctaagacaccccccgaaaataagacatacctccatgcgagaccgccgagcgccccagccagccagaggggcctggaaccggctgctgttgctgcagtgaacgcatggagcgccctgcagcgcctggcctcttcttttcttttcttttttttgggctgcccgaggcctgctgccccgccaccggaaccggcggctgcagagcggagcgctccgaagcagcgagcgctcggagcgccctgcaacgcctggcttcttcttttgtgggggggggagctgcctgaGGCCTGCCGCCCCCGCCGCTGTAACCGgaggctgcagagcggagcgctccgaagcgccgagcgctcggagcgccctgcagtgcctggcctcttcttttttggggggggggaggagctgccccaggcctgccgccccgccgccggaaccggcggctgcagagcggagcgctccgaagcgccgagcgctcggagcgccctgcagcgcctggcctcttctttttttggggggggaggagctgcccgaggcctgccgccccgccgccggaaccggcggctgcagagcagagcgctccgaagcgccgagcgctcggagcgccctgcagcgcctggactcttttctttttgtttggctgcccgaggctggcggctgcagagcggagcgctccgaagtgCCGAGCACTCGGAGGGctctgcagcgcctggcctcttcttttggggggagagctgccagaggcctgccccccgccgccggaagcggcggctgcatagcggagcgctccgaagcgccaagcgctcggagcgccttgcagcgcctggcctcttcttttggggggagagctgcccgaggcctgccccccgccgccggaaccggcggtctgcagcgccgagcgtccggagcgcccagcagcgctgggcggagcgccgagccagcagcctgccgcctcggtgccgcgcagagcgcccagcagcaccccgagccagtggcctggcccttccgaggaggccttaaggtacaagacatcccctgaaaataagacaccgtctgtttttttgagtaaaaaaagttataagacggtgtcttaaaaagggggaaacacggtatttcaacGGCGGCTTAAACACTGGTGAAATTTGTTGTCACGAAGAACGAGTGCCGGTTCATCCATGCACACTCTTAGCTAGCCAGCATTTGATGATTCACCATAATATGTCTAATCCAGCTCCAATAAAAGACACTCTGTTTGAGGTGACGTGAAGTGATATCTGTGGCATTTTGATTTATGATGGCAATCCACGGCTCAGTGCTTCAGTCATTATATGACAAACATTCGTGAGTGAATCAGCCCTCAAAAACAATCTGAGGTCTGGATAAAATAGAGTTCTTCCCCAAGTggaattaggaacataggaatctgcttcATACTGTGTCGATCCATTCCTCCACCTTGCTCAGTATCTCCCCATCTTATATGTAGTCCTCAAAGGATGTACATATGTTCTAAAGATAGGAGacttgggtggggtggagtggtcAGCTGGTTTAACCCTTTCTTTGCTATTTTTCTGTGCGGAATCTtatcttcccctcccctttactGGTTTTCTTCCAAAGAGTTCAAAGTTACAGATCCTACCCCTATCCCCCCCCTACAGTGACAAAACCAGATAGTGCTGGGACTGCTGTTagcataattattttattttattattaggtttatataccacccttcagggCAGTTCAtgagataaaaacacaagataaaaacacaaataagttgggagactccgggaccaggggcaagaatcggtggaagaagattggaagaaatttaaagtctattaggaaaagaattgtaagattagtagtTTGTAGCAAAAGATtcggaagtaaaaggaggttgtagaagagtgttagttaaTTTTATTacgtattaagatttagttaagtgttattattgtATCGAATTTTAAGATTtactagaatagaattgtatttggAGACaagtataagagatttatagGATTGAGAAGTTACTAAGAGTATTATTAGGTATAGATAATTGATAAAAAGATTGTAATTAAGTTTTGGAAAATACTAAGGAAGTAAGATAATGAAGCGTaattgggagggaatggaggaagttgaTTAAGATTggtgatataagattgatttgataGTTCTTTTTATGGTAATGTTggtgttttgttctgttgtgtatattctgtgtttctttttctgttttctttgtcgtgtttttataaaatcaataaatatatattaaaaaagataaaaacacaaataagtaattaaaacaaaaccagcaaaacAATGAGatgttcccccctcctccccctgcatgccccccccccggccatccGTAGATCTGCCTTGGAGGATTGGGAGAACACCCAGaatagatttgggggtggggaaaacattcTGTTGTGCAAGGATAACCTCACGCTTAGCCCTGCATTGAATGCAACCCTTTCTCTTACCCCTGGGCTTGAGAAGCACTCTAGCCACTCAGATTCCCTTTAAGGATTGGACTGGGAACATCACTGCTTTGCCTGCTTTTACCTCTGGCCCCGCCACAGATGTCAGGATTAGGCGTTAGGACTAAGCCCTCTCTCATATAATTTAAACAGGTGTTGGATTCATATATTTTGGCCTGATATCAGCTGGAGTTATTCCTCATTGTCAGCCTTCAAGACTAACGGTGTGTTCCCTTCAAGACTAACAATTGCTACTCAAACACATCGAGGACTTGCAGAATGAAAACCAGACAATTGCCAGTGCCGAGTCATAATCCGTGCCAGAAGCACGACCCGGCAGGGACTCAGCACACCACTGTCTGAGCCTGAAAAGTTaagtcatttccccctcccagctAACAGTATGCTTTGACCTCCAAACACTCAACATAGTACAAACACAGCTATCCCTTTCATTGACTCTGCGAGGTGCAAACTAATGCTATCAGAATACCATCGCAAGTGTGAAGCAATCGGGTGCCTTCTGAAAATAACATATTTTGTGATTCTCTTGCTACACAGGTAGCGACATCTTTCCAATGCTAAAAGAACTGGTATTAAAACAGAGAGGAAATAAGTGATTTGCGTTGTAATTTGAGCTCTGGAATATTTTCATGCAACCCTGAGTATCAGTATTCAAATCAATGCAAACGTGTTGTTTTGTGTCATTTTTAGGCTCTCATGACTCATTTAGCTTCTACATTGATGAAGCCTCACCTGTTGGACCTGAACAACCTGACACCGTTCAGAATTTTGTCTCTGTGTTTGGAACTGTGGCTAAAAAGCTGATGAGGAAATGGTTGGCGACACAGACGATGAACTTCACAAGCCAGCTTGGAGCAGGCATACGGTATTTTGATCTTAGAATCTCCACCAAGCCCAGAGACCCCGACAACGAACTCTACTTTGCACACGGTTTGTTCAGTGCCAAAGTCAACGAGGGCCTCGAGGAGATCAGTGCCTTTCTTGCTGACCACCACAAGGAAGTGGTCTTTTTGGACTTCAACCACTTCTACGGGATGCAAATGTGCCACCATGAAAAACTGGTCCAAATGCTCAAAGACACTTTTGGGAATAAAATGTGCCCGGCTATATTTGCTCACGAAGTCTGTCTCCAATATCTGTGGGAGAAGGATTATCAAGTGCTGGTTTTTTATCACAGTCCAGTGGCTTTGGAAGTTTCCTTCTTGTGGCCAGGGCAGATGATGCCAGCTCCGTGGGCCAACACGACAGATCCTGAAAAACTGATCCAGTTTCTCCAGGCATCCATCattgagaggaggaagaagggctcCTTTTTTATATCTCAGGTGGTGCTGACCCCAAAGGCTAGCACTGTGGTCAAAGGCGTCACTAGTGGTCTCAGAGAAACCATCACAGAAAGGTGAGTGCTTTACAAATCCAGGTGTGCTTGGATATACGGCCTAGGATATACGTACCTATAGGACTGCCTTTCCTGGTACTCCCCACGGTCTGGTACTCCCCTTACGGTTTGCAAATAATAACACCTTGGAGATCCTGGGCCTCAAAGAGATTaggctggcctcaaccagggccagggcctttcggccttggccccagcctggtggaactctctgccacaagagatcagggccctgcgggatttgacttCTTTCTGgtgggcctgcaagacagagttgttccgccagTCCTTTGGTCGGGGCTCAGCCTGACTCaccttttctttttgtgtaaGAACTAATATGAAAGAGgcctcccagcattctcacaggcccatataagaaCAGCGTAAACAGTTGGGCCTGATGAAcatttactgttcccaaccctaaccctgcggaaagccatctaattagactttaatttgatcttgacctgtttttaggaggtaatttaattatagtttgattttataccaatgttatatatctgatgttagccgccctgaaccCAACttcggccggggagggtgggatataaataaaagttgtttcttattcttattcttattcttattacatGGAAGTAAGatcctatgggacccaggtggcgctgtgggttaaaccacagagtctagggcttgctgatcagaaggtcggtggtttgaatccctgcaacggggtgagctcccgttgctcggtcccagctcctgcccacctagcagttcgaaagcacatcaaagtgcaagtagataaatagggaccgctccggtgggaaggtaaacggcgtttccgtgcgctgctctggttcgccagaagcagctttgtcatgctggccacatgacccggaagctgtctgcggacaaacgccggctccctcagcctatagagcgagattagcgccgcaaccccagagtcggacacgactggacctgatggtcaggggcccctttacctttaagatcctACTGGAGTTGTCTTCCCTTATTCATTTATGATGGtcaaaaaatgttgaaatattacAAAGGAAGCAGAAACAACAATTGTTACTGTTACTTGTGGGCGGGAGCAATTGGCCAGAAATCAGATAATGactgtttccttcttttttggTCTGTATTTGTAAACATACATGCTTATTATCTACAGGTGATGGGTTTAAGTATTGATTAATGTCCTTCATGCAGCTTGGGTCTAGGTCTGAGGATTAGGTGTGGCCACCATGCAGAGAGGAAGGAATGGGTGACCCAGATGTAAATATGTAGGGATAGATTTGCAGTTCAGCCAACTTTGTCATCCTTTCTGAAATGAGAAAGGGAAGTGGGGACTGAgcgtaaacaaaacaaaacaacaacaaaaaccaacaaaaaatacAGTGCTCTCATGAACCAAGGCAGAGCCAACCCATGACATTTTCTTGCCTGaagttagggatggggaagaatacCAATTTATTTCCAAAAACGATTCTTCCCAATGGTTTTTATTCCTGTATTAAGTAGCAAGTCACGATAAAATGATGTGAGCTAAAGGGCGCCCTACTCCAGAAATTTATATTGTTTGTATTATATATTACGCCAGTAgctttcacccaaagaatcctgggaaatgtagtttggtaAGGATGTTGAGATTTCTCTGTTAGAGCTCCCTAGCCCTTGACACAGAACTACTATTCCCAAAGTTCCCCAAAGAGAAGGAATCATTGTTAAACTGATTTATTTTCTAAGTGTAAATGCATCTCAAGGGATGCTTCTTACCACTTGCTTTACTTATGTCAAAGGGGATTCGTTTTCAAAacacttttcttattttctttttctttgttttaggaGTAATTAATTTTTTCCTTGAAACAATTCACTTCAAGGACTACTTTGAACCTGATTGTTCTAGTAGTGCAAAACCCATCTCTGCATCTTCTGTTGGGACAATACCTTGAAATATATTTCCATTCATACAAAGGTTGCCAGAGGGATTAGTTTTTTCTTACCATGCAGGATTAGTCTTTGCTCTTTCCCACTTGAAATATTACTCAAAGAAAATAGGGCAATGATCAAAGTTCAGCTGCCTAGCTTGGGTTGGAAAACACCTAAGCCTTGGAGGGCTTCATTATATCACTTAATTGTATGTTTTCAGTCTGAAATTTGATCTTAGTGCTAATGCGTCCATTACAAATCCTAATGAATATTTGTGTAAGAGTTATCTGAAGACCTGGACTTGCTTTGGAATAACCGATATTTCAGGTTTTAACTCTCTCCCCCCACtacccctttctctccccagcccccatTTCCCAAAAGCTGTAAATTTGAGGCCACATCTCAACCCTTTCTGTTCAcctatggggtttttttaaacattcatttaaagaaaaagTGAAAGCTGGCTTGTGCCCTTCCCCCATGGTTCAGTAGAATCAATATATTCATGGGTGTGTTGCTTTATGTGTTTATAATGAGCacctttataaaaaatatatcttttaaaGTAATATTGTGTTACAGATGGAAATGACTCTTCTAAGATGTTGTCTGCTGTGAAACACAGCATGCACCATCTAACAAAGGAacgatgctcccccccccttttaaaataggggtggggaatctgtggatttcaactctcatcagcctcaaaTGATGGAAGTTGTCTTCCAGTCATATCTGGAAGCGCCAGGTTCCATAACCTGTTCTAAATTACTGTTAAAAGCATGCATAAATTTGTGCAGATACAGTTAAACAATGGATGCATTgattaaaatgcatacaattaaTCTGCTCCAATTTCTTTAATTGGATGATCTGACtcatatatgtactgtatatgtatatgtgtatatgcatatgtttatgtatatacacacacacacacacacacacacacacacacttggagaAAGGTACATATTCAGACCCTAACCCTCCAAATGTTAATTCTTTGGGAGGAGATGTTCCACTGGAGGCCTGAAATATATGCAGCCAGCCATAAGGTCTTTGAAGACTGATGAGTTCACTGATGTGGCACATGAGTGCATGCCCACAACAAAGCAGCTTGTGCTGACGCCGCGCATTGACGCACAAACACCGTCTCACCTGCCACAAAGCTATTTTTCTAATGCAGACGGGAATTACAAGGGCGCAGTTCATCTGTCCTCCTCAGAATGAAAAATGgctctgctctcctccccactccccttcCCTCGAGCACCACAGCAAATGTACAATAAGACAGCGTTGTTGTCATCCAGATAAAAGCGAAAGGAGTCTGCAGGCCTCCCCTAAAACACAGCTCAATAGCAAATACGTCATGTCTGCTTCTGGCTGATA
This region of Zootoca vivipara chromosome 11, rZooViv1.1, whole genome shotgun sequence genomic DNA includes:
- the PLCXD3 gene encoding PI-PLC X domain-containing protein 3 — translated: MASSQGKLELKFADWMASLPESIHSVPLTNLAIPGSHDSFSFYIDEASPVGPEQPDTVQNFVSVFGTVAKKLMRKWLATQTMNFTSQLGAGIRYFDLRISTKPRDPDNELYFAHGLFSAKVNEGLEEISAFLADHHKEVVFLDFNHFYGMQMCHHEKLVQMLKDTFGNKMCPAIFAHEVCLQYLWEKDYQVLVFYHSPVALEVSFLWPGQMMPAPWANTTDPEKLIQFLQASIIERRKKGSFFISQVVLTPKASTVVKGVTSGLRETITERALPAMMQWVQTQTPGESGVNIVTADFVELGDFISTIIKLNYILAEGEADTT